The Pan troglodytes isolate AG18354 chromosome 1, NHGRI_mPanTro3-v2.0_pri, whole genome shotgun sequence genome includes a region encoding these proteins:
- the LOC736194 gene encoding LOW QUALITY PROTEIN: neuroblastoma breakpoint family member 15 (The sequence of the model RefSeq protein was modified relative to this genomic sequence to represent the inferred CDS: inserted 2 bases in 1 codon), translating into MVLSAGPWSSEKAEMNILEINEKLCPQLAEKKQQFRNLKEKFFITHVSCFLANQQNKYKYEECKDLIKSMLRNERQFREEKLAEQLKQAEELRQYKVLVHSQERELTQLREKLREGRDASRSLNQHLQALLTPDEPDKSQGQDLQEQLAEGCRLTQHLVQKLSPENDNDDDEDVQVEVAEKVQKSSAPRELQKAEEKEVPEDSLEECAITCSNSHGPYDSNQPHRKTKITFEEDKVDSTLIGSSSHVEWEDAVHIIPENESDEEEEEKGPVSPRNLQESEEEEVPQESWDEGYSTLSIPPEMLASYQSYSSTFHSLEEQQVCMAVDIGRHRWDQVKKEDQEATGPRLSRELLDEKEPEVWQDSLDRCYSTPSGYLELPDSCQPYRSAFYVLEQQRVGLALDMDEIEKYQEVEEDQDPSCPRLSRELLDEKEPEVLQDSLDRCYSTPSGYLELPDLCQPYRSAVYSLEEQYLGLALDVDRIKKDQEEEEDQGPPCPRLSRELLEVVEPEVLQDSLDRCYSTPSSCLEQPDSCQPYGSSSYALEEKHVGFSLDVGEIEKKGKGKKRRGRRSXNPPCPRLSGVLMEVEEPEVLQDSLDRCYSTPSMYFELPDSFQHYRSVFYSFEEQHISFALDVDNRFFTLMVTSLHLVFQMGVIFPQ; encoded by the exons ATGGTGCTATCAGCCGGCCCTTGGTCCAGCGAGAAGGCAGAGATGAACATTCTAGAAATCAACGAGAAATTGTGCCCCCAGCTAGCAGAGAAGAAACAGCAGTTCAGAAACCTCAAAGAGAAATTTTTTATAACTCATGTGTCCTGCTTCCTGGCCAACCAGCAGAACAAATACA aataTGAAGAGTGCAAAGACCTCATAAAATCTATGCTGAGGAATGAGCGACAGTTCAGGGAGGAGAAGCTTGCAGAGCAGCTCAAGCAAGCTGAGGAGCTCAG GCAATATAAAGTCCTGGTTCACTCTCAGGAACGAGAGCTGACCCAGTTAAGGGAGAAGTTACGGGAAGGGAGAGATGCCTCCCGCTCATTGAATCAGCATCTCCAGGCCCTCCTCACTCCGGATGAGCCGGACAAGTCCCAGGGGCAGGACCTCCAAGAACAGCTGGCTGAGGGATGTAGACTGACACAGCACCTTGTCCAAAAGCTCAGCCCAG AAAATGACAACGATGACGATGAAGATGTTCAAGTTGAGGTGGCTGAGAAAGTGCAGAAATCGTCTGCCCCCAG GGAGTTGCAGAAGGCTGAAGAAAAGGAAGTCCCTGAGGACTCACTGGAGGAATGTGCCATCACTTGTTCAAATAGCCATGGCCCTTATGACTCCAACCAGCCACATAGGAAAACCAAAATCACATTTGAGGAAGACAAAGTCGACTCAACTCTCATTGGCTCATCCTCTCATGTTGAATGGGAGGATGCTGTACACATTATCCCAG aaaatgaaagtgatgaggaagaggaagaaaaagggccAGTGTCTCCCAG GAATCTGCAGGAGTCTGAAGAGGAGGAAGTCCCCCAGGAGTCCTGGGATGAAGGTTATTCGACTCTCTCAATTCCTCCTGAAATGTTGGCCTCGTACCAGTCTTACAGCAGCACATTTCACTCATTAGAGGAACAGCAAGTCTGCATGGCTGTTGACATAGGCA GACATCGGTGGGATCAAGTGAAAAAGGAGGACCAAGAGGCAACAGGTCCCAG GCTCAGCAGGGAGCTGCTGGATGAGAAAGAGCCTGAAGTCTGGCAGGACTCACTGGATAGATGTTATTCAACTCCTTCAGGTTATCTTGAACTGCCTGACTCATGCCAGCCCTACAGAAGTGCCTTTTACGTATTGGAGCAACAGCGTGTTGGCTTGGCTCTTGACATGGATG AAATTGAAAAGTACCAAGAAGTGGAAGAAGACCAAGACCCATCATGCCCCAG GCTCAGCAGGGAGCTGCTGGATGAGAAAGAGCCTGAAGTCTTGCAGGACTCACTGGATAGATGTTATTCGACTCCTTCAGGTTATCTTGAACTGCCTGACTTATGCCAGCCCTACAGAAGTGCTGTTTACTCATTGGAGGAACAGTACCTTGGCTTGGCTCTTGACGTGGACA GAATTAAAAAGGaccaagaagaggaagaagaccaAGGCCCACCATGCCCCAG gCTCAGCAGGGAGCTGCTGGAGGTAGTAGAGCCTGAAGTCTTGCAGGACTCACTGGATAGATGTTATTCAACTCCTTCCAGTTGTCTTGAACAGCCTGACTCCTGCCAGCCCTATGGAAGTTCCTCTTATGCATTGGAGGAAAAACATGTTGGCTTTTCCCTTGACGTGGGAG AAATtgaaaagaaggggaaggggaagaaaagaaggggaagaagatc AAACCCACCATGCCCCAG GCTCAGCGGTGTGCTGATGGAAGTGGAAGAGCCTGAAGTCTTACAGGACTCACTGGATAGATGTTATTCGACTCCGTCAATGTACTTTGAACTACCTGACTCATTCCAGCACTACAGAAGTGTGTTTTACTCATTTGAGGAACAGCACATCAGCTTCGCCCTTGACGTGGACAATAGGTTTTTTACTTTGATGGTGACAAGTCTCCACCTGGTCTTCCAGATGGGAGTCATATTCCCACAATAA